One region of Pseudomonas sp. ABC1 genomic DNA includes:
- the rpoE gene encoding RNA polymerase sigma factor RpoE yields MLTQEQDQQLVERVQRGDKRAFDLLVLKYQHKILGLIVRFVHDSHEAQDVAQEAFIKAYRALSNFRGDSAFYTWLYRIAINTAKNHLVARGRRPPDNDVSSEDAEFYEGDHALKDIESPERSLLRDEIEGTVHRTIQQLPEDLRTALTLREFDGLSYEEIASVMQCPVGTVRSRIFRAREAIDKALQPLLHES; encoded by the coding sequence ATGCTGACCCAGGAGCAGGACCAGCAGTTGGTCGAACGAGTGCAGCGAGGAGACAAGCGGGCTTTTGATCTGCTTGTGCTGAAGTACCAGCACAAGATCCTCGGTTTGATCGTGCGTTTCGTGCACGACTCCCATGAGGCTCAGGACGTGGCGCAGGAAGCGTTCATCAAGGCCTATCGTGCACTCAGTAATTTTCGTGGTGACAGTGCTTTCTATACATGGCTGTACCGCATTGCCATCAATACAGCGAAAAACCATCTGGTCGCACGTGGACGGCGTCCGCCAGATAACGATGTGAGTTCCGAGGATGCCGAATTCTATGAAGGCGATCACGCCCTCAAGGATATCGAATCACCGGAGCGATCTTTGCTCAGGGACGAGATAGAAGGCACTGTGCATCGCACGATTCAGCAGTTGCCCGAGGATTTGCGCACGGCATTGACCCTGCGCGAGTTCGATGGCCTCAGCTATGAAGAGATTGCCAGTGTCATGCAGTGTCCGGTGGGAACGGTGCGCTCTCGAATCTTTCGTGCGCGCGAAGCCATCGATAAGGCGCTGCAACCCTTGTTACATGAGTCCTGA
- a CDS encoding MucB/RseB C-terminal domain-containing protein, which produces MRRSLSFVLAWGWLSTPAFATDADEWINRLIDAEYRQSYSGTFIHEKDGNLSTHAIWQQVGDGVSRERILQLDGAPAELARSEGGSVCMSDEMTASVGLFQVLHTFPSNLEALSRYYDFRLIGESRVAARPAVVLSVTAKDRFRHSLELHLDRDSALLLKSVLHDEQQRPLERLQFVSFNTSVVPAPSELASGAACKPLVPRSRHQASGWYSDWVPPGFQLLASDTAPDPSSGEPVTWLGYGDGLARFSIFLEPLSGAAGEEVTRQAGSTVTVSHRLSTRKGAVMATVLGDVPLLVAERVVWSMRYAGGVEP; this is translated from the coding sequence ATGCGTCGCTCCCTGTCGTTCGTTCTCGCGTGGGGCTGGCTATCGACGCCAGCCTTTGCAACGGACGCCGATGAATGGATAAACCGTCTTATCGATGCCGAGTACCGGCAGAGCTACTCCGGCACATTCATCCATGAGAAAGATGGCAACCTGTCGACACATGCCATATGGCAGCAGGTCGGCGATGGGGTGTCTCGGGAGCGGATCCTGCAACTCGACGGAGCGCCCGCCGAGTTGGCCAGGAGTGAAGGTGGCTCCGTTTGCATGTCCGATGAAATGACTGCGTCAGTGGGTCTCTTTCAGGTGCTGCATACCTTTCCTTCCAATCTGGAAGCACTTTCCCGGTATTACGATTTCCGCCTGATCGGTGAGTCCAGGGTTGCGGCAAGGCCGGCCGTGGTACTTTCCGTTACGGCGAAGGACCGCTTTCGGCATAGCCTCGAGCTGCATCTGGACCGTGACAGTGCCTTGTTGCTCAAATCCGTTCTCCATGACGAGCAGCAGAGGCCACTGGAGCGGCTTCAATTCGTGAGTTTCAATACATCGGTCGTACCTGCCCCCAGCGAGCTTGCGTCTGGGGCTGCCTGCAAGCCCCTGGTACCGCGCTCCAGGCACCAGGCATCCGGCTGGTACTCGGACTGGGTGCCTCCAGGGTTCCAACTGCTGGCCAGCGATACCGCGCCTGATCCGTCTTCCGGGGAGCCGGTCACATGGCTTGGCTACGGTGATGGCCTGGCCAGGTTTTCGATCTTTCTCGAACCCTTGAGTGGTGCTGCTGGCGAGGAGGTGACTCGGCAGGCAGGCTCGACAGTGACCGTTTCCCATCGACTCAGTACGAGGAAGGGGGCGGTGATGGCCACGGTGCTTGGGGATGTCCCGTTGCTGGTGGCGGAGCGGGTGGTGTGGTCCATGCGTTATGCCGGGGGAGTCGAGCCTTGA
- the nadB gene encoding L-aspartate oxidase: protein MSHYHRYDVLVIGSGAAGLTLALNLPEHFRIAVLSKGDLANGSTYWAQGGVAAVLDESDTVDAHVEDTLDAGGGLCREDAVRFTIEHSRESIEWLIQQGVPFTRDTEGDEHGSFEFHLTREGGHSHRRIIHAADATGAAIFNSLLECAQARSNIDLQQQRVAIDLITESKLGLPGKRCLGAYVLDRNSGEVDTYQARFVVLASGGAAKVYLYTSNSDGACGDGIAMAWRAGCRVGNLEFNQFHPTCLYHPQAKNFLVTEALRGEGAQLKLPTGERFMQNFDPRAELAPRDIVARAIDHEMKRLGIDCVYLDISHKPADFITSHFPTVYERCLSYGIDITRQAIPVVPAAHYTCGGVLVDQRGRTDVPGLYAIGETSFTGLHGANRLASNSLLECVVYGRSAALDITRQADMPDPSPTLPNWDASQVTDSDEDVIIAHNWDELRRFMWDYVGIVRTDKRLARAQHRVRLLQSEIDEFYSNYRVSRDLIELRNLALVAELIILSAMQRKESRGLHYTLDYPDTLPVAQDTILQPPTYGD from the coding sequence ATGAGCCACTACCATCGATACGACGTTCTGGTCATCGGCAGCGGCGCTGCCGGCCTGACACTGGCACTCAACCTGCCCGAACATTTCCGGATCGCGGTACTCAGCAAGGGCGACCTTGCCAATGGTTCGACCTATTGGGCACAAGGCGGCGTCGCTGCTGTCCTGGACGAAAGCGACACGGTCGACGCCCATGTCGAAGACACCCTGGATGCCGGCGGCGGGCTTTGCAGGGAAGATGCCGTACGCTTCACCATCGAGCACAGCAGGGAGTCCATCGAATGGCTCATCCAGCAGGGGGTTCCCTTTACCCGCGACACGGAGGGCGATGAACACGGCAGTTTCGAGTTCCACCTGACACGCGAGGGCGGCCATAGCCATCGGCGCATCATCCATGCAGCCGATGCAACGGGGGCCGCAATATTCAACTCGCTGCTCGAATGCGCCCAGGCCCGGTCGAATATCGACCTGCAACAGCAACGTGTCGCGATAGACCTGATCACCGAGAGCAAACTGGGACTGCCCGGAAAACGCTGCCTGGGCGCCTATGTACTGGACCGCAACAGTGGCGAAGTCGATACCTACCAGGCTCGCTTCGTCGTGCTTGCCTCGGGCGGAGCCGCCAAGGTCTACCTCTATACCAGCAACTCCGACGGTGCCTGCGGCGATGGCATCGCCATGGCCTGGCGCGCCGGCTGCCGGGTCGGCAACCTGGAGTTCAACCAGTTTCACCCAACCTGCCTCTACCACCCGCAAGCGAAGAACTTCCTCGTCACCGAAGCCCTGCGCGGCGAAGGCGCGCAGCTCAAGCTGCCGACCGGCGAGCGCTTCATGCAGAACTTCGACCCACGCGCGGAGCTGGCACCACGAGACATCGTCGCCCGCGCCATCGACCACGAGATGAAGCGCCTGGGCATCGATTGTGTCTACCTCGACATCAGCCACAAGCCAGCCGACTTCATCACCAGCCACTTCCCGACGGTCTACGAGCGCTGCCTGAGCTACGGAATCGACATCACCCGACAAGCCATTCCGGTCGTCCCCGCCGCGCACTACACCTGCGGTGGCGTCCTCGTCGACCAGCGTGGCCGCACCGATGTGCCAGGGCTCTACGCCATCGGCGAAACCAGCTTCACCGGGCTGCACGGAGCCAACCGGCTGGCCAGCAACTCGCTGCTGGAGTGCGTGGTCTATGGCCGTTCGGCGGCACTGGATATCACTCGCCAGGCAGACATGCCCGACCCGTCGCCCACACTGCCAAACTGGGATGCCAGCCAGGTCACGGATTCGGATGAAGATGTGATCATCGCCCACAACTGGGACGAGCTACGGCGTTTCATGTGGGACTACGTCGGCATCGTGCGCACCGACAAACGCCTGGCCCGCGCACAGCACCGGGTTCGCCTGCTGCAAAGCGAGATTGACGAGTTCTACAGCAATTACAGAGTCAGCCGCGACCTGATCGAACTGAGGAACCTGGCGCTGGTTGCCGAGCTGATCATTCTTTCAGCCATGCAGCGCAAGGAAAGCCGGGGCCTGCACTATACGCTGGACTATCCAGACACCCTCCCCGTTGCCCAGGACACTATTCTGCAACCGCCCACCTATGGCGACTGA
- a CDS encoding protein YgfX translates to MLWVVACVAVLQSGAPLVLMGAMLAFCLVHAVWFMFRFVFPNNPGAWCRLRHDAQGWHLWCAGQGWQDVTLCTDTLASPLLIVLRLRRPGRLFAESLCLPADAMSPDDHRRLRVLLRFSRHRWAVAE, encoded by the coding sequence ATGCTCTGGGTGGTGGCGTGCGTGGCGGTCTTGCAGAGTGGTGCGCCGCTGGTGCTGATGGGCGCGATGTTGGCGTTCTGCCTGGTGCACGCAGTCTGGTTCATGTTTCGTTTTGTCTTTCCGAACAACCCTGGCGCATGGTGCAGGCTGCGACATGATGCGCAGGGTTGGCACCTGTGGTGTGCCGGGCAGGGGTGGCAGGATGTGACACTGTGCACGGACACCCTGGCTTCTCCCTTGCTCATCGTCTTGCGTTTGCGCCGCCCGGGCCGTCTATTTGCCGAAAGCCTGTGCCTGCCTGCTGACGCCATGTCGCCCGACGATCACCGGCGCCTGCGTGTTCTGCTCCGATTCAGTCGCCATAGGTGGGCGGTTGCAGAATAG
- a CDS encoding sigma-E factor negative regulatory protein, with the protein MSREALHESLSAVMDNEADELELRRVLAVDGESGDGDEELRSTWLRYQIARAAMHKDLIEPRLDIAAAVSAALANESIDHVEAPRAETPVARAASAWRSVGRIAVAASVTVAVLAGVRLYNQDDVSAPQLAQQTVQPGLNVSAVPQGPAILAGYSEEGGAKVQTVSETEPASGWHEQRLPSYIRQHAQQAAFGDEAKAVTPHAQAASMEER; encoded by the coding sequence ATGAGTCGTGAAGCACTGCATGAATCGCTGTCCGCGGTGATGGATAACGAAGCGGACGAGTTGGAGTTGCGCCGGGTACTCGCCGTGGATGGCGAGTCAGGCGATGGTGACGAGGAGTTGCGTTCGACTTGGTTGAGATACCAGATCGCTCGTGCCGCCATGCACAAGGATCTGATCGAACCGCGGCTGGATATCGCGGCTGCCGTATCCGCAGCCCTGGCGAACGAGTCCATCGACCACGTCGAGGCACCCCGCGCGGAAACTCCCGTTGCACGGGCGGCTTCTGCCTGGCGCAGTGTCGGGCGCATTGCTGTCGCTGCATCCGTGACGGTCGCGGTGCTTGCCGGAGTGCGCTTGTACAATCAGGACGATGTCTCCGCTCCTCAGTTGGCGCAACAAACCGTTCAGCCAGGCCTGAATGTGTCCGCTGTGCCTCAAGGGCCTGCCATTCTGGCGGGTTACAGCGAAGAGGGTGGCGCCAAGGTGCAGACGGTTTCCGAAACCGAACCGGCCTCCGGCTGGCATGAGCAGCGCCTGCCTTCCTATATCCGCCAGCATGCACAGCAGGCTGCCTTTGGCGACGAAGCCAAGGCTGTCACGCCCCATGCTCAGGCCGCGAGCATGGAAGAGCGCTGA
- a CDS encoding succinate dehydrogenase assembly factor 2 has protein sequence MVDQSELNRLFWQSRRGMLELDVLLVPFLQEVYSDLDEEDQRRYRKLLSCEDQDMFGWFMQRSEPEDADLQRMVRMILDRVQP, from the coding sequence ATGGTCGATCAATCCGAACTCAATCGTCTTTTCTGGCAGAGCCGTCGGGGCATGCTGGAGCTCGACGTACTGCTGGTCCCTTTCCTGCAAGAGGTCTACAGCGACCTCGATGAAGAGGATCAGCGCCGTTATCGCAAGCTGCTCAGTTGTGAGGACCAGGATATGTTCGGTTGGTTCATGCAGCGTTCGGAGCCGGAGGATGCGGACCTGCAACGCATGGTTCGTATGATTCTCGATCGTGTACAGCCATAG